In the genome of Dermacentor variabilis isolate Ectoservices chromosome 5, ASM5094787v1, whole genome shotgun sequence, one region contains:
- the SPR gene encoding G protein-coupled sex peptide receptor isoform X2: protein MTKVDEDIIMDYESELMDNFTNLTDGFNHSHLIPPAEQIPMLVNLTNRGPPIEFALPLLGYAMPALLVVTIIANTFVVVVLAQRHMRTPTNIVLLGMAVCDMMTLLIPSPWFFYIYTLGNYATVLGPSATCYAYNSMNEVIPNAFHTASVWLTLVLAGQRYFYVCHPTTAVTWCTVPRVLRTVCWVGFVAFAHQLPRFLDTVFVDVRFYWRGEVHWGCQMLVAEWVTQIFTAKAYFIAYYAFKVIFVNIGPCTVLVVLNILLFRALKRAQEKRAKLLKENRKSECRKLRDSNCTTMMLIVVVTVFLAVEIPLAVTIVLHVLINAFRVQLVSYYVLNITLLFTNFFLMLSYPVNFAIYCGMSKQFRKTFKDLFIMGTFVNKTQGSSRYSLVNGPRTVTNETIL, encoded by the coding sequence AACTCATGGACAACTTCACCAACCTGACGGATGGCTTCAACCACAGCCATCTAATTCCGCCGGCTGAACAGATCCCCATGTTGGTGAATCTTACCAATCGAGGTCCACCGATTGAGTTTGCCTTGCCGCTGCTGGGATATGCCATGCCAGCGCTCTTGGTGGTGACCATAATCGCCAACACATTTGTTGTGGTCGTACTGGCGCAGCGTCACATGCGGACACCCACAAATATTGTCCTGCTGGGAATGGCCGTCTGCGACATGATGACACTCCTTATTCCATCTCCATGGTTCTTCTACATTTACACCCTGGGGAACTACGCCACCGTGCTCGGTCCTTCGGCTACGTGCTACGCCTACAACAGCATGAACGAGGTGATCCCAAACGCGTTCCACACGGCCTCTGTCTGGCTGACGCTAGTGCTGGCTGGACAGCGATACTTCTACGTCTGCCACCCGACCACAGCAGTCACCTGGTGCACCGTGCCTCGCGTGCTGCGAACAGTGTGCTGGGTTGGCTTTGTCGCATTCGCACAccagctgccgcgcttcctcgacACGGTGTTCGTAGACGTCCGCTTCTATTGGCGCGGCGAAGTGCACTGGGGCTGCCAGATGCTGGTCGCTGAATGGGTCACGCAGATCTTCACTGCAAAGGCTTATTTCATCGCCTACTACGCCTTCAAGGTGATTTTCGTCAACATCGGGCCCTGCACCGTGCTCGTGGTGCTCAACATCCTGCTGTTTCGCGCCCTCAAGCGCGCTCAGGAGAAGCGCGCCAAGCTGCTCAAGGAGAACCGCAAGAGCGAGTGCAGGAAGCTGCGAGACAGCAACTGTACCACCATGATGCTCATCGTTGTGGTGACCGTGTTCCTGGCCGTCGAGATACCACTCGCCGTTACCATCGTGCTGCACGTACTGATAAACGCGTTCAGGGTGCAACTTGTCTCGTACTACGTTCTCAATATAACGCTGCTCTTCACCAACTTCTTCCTCATGCTGAGCTACCCAGTGAACTTCGCCATCTACTGTGGTATGAGCAAGCAATTTCGGAAGACGTTCAAGGATCTCTTCATTATGGGCACGTTCGTCAACAAGACCCAGGGTTCATCGCGTTACTCGCTGGTCAACGGACCCCGCACGGTGACGAATGAGACCATACTGTGA